The window CGAGGTTGAAGAAGCACATAGCGTAATCATTGAAACGGGTTATTAATAAAAATGAATGATAGTAGCTCCGGGGCTTTTGCCCGGGGCTACTACTGCTTATTAGGCAAAAATACCTATTTGTAATATAATTATCATACTTTTTAAGGAGAATAATCGTATGCTATATATAGATGTACCGTTAACAGTCAGGTATGCTGAAACAGATAGAATGGGCATTGTTCACCATTCAAATTATCCGGTGTGGTTTGAAGTGGGTAGAACAGAATTTATCAAACAATGCGGAATATCTTATTCGCGTGTGGAATCAAAGGGCATAATGCTGCCTCTTTTGGAGGTGCATTGTAAATTTATCAGCTCATCTACATATGAGGATAAAATAATAGTCAGGACAAGTATCAAAAGTTTTTCAAAAACCCGACTGAATTTTAAATATGAGGTATTTAAATCGGATAATATGGATAATCCTATTACAAGGGGAGAAACTTCTCATGTTTGGACTACCTGCGATTTAAAGCCTATAAATCTGCAAAAACATTATCCCGAGCTTTATGAAATTATTGAAAAATCAGCAAGGGATGTTTAAAGTCATGTAAGTTGAAGAAATAAGAAGTTATTGCAATTAAATGACACATTATGATAAACTATGTGTGCTATTTACTCTAATATTGGTAATCAGGTGGTGTACTGGTGAGAAGATATATTCCGAATGCGTTAACATTATTAAGACTCATAATAGTGCCTTTTCTAGGTTACTATATTTACTGTGAAAAATATACAACAGCCATTATTCTTTTTGCTTTTGGCGGATTTACGGATGTTCTTGATGGTTATATAGCCAGAAAGTATAATTTAATTACAAAATGGGGCAAATTTTTTGACCCTTTGGCGGATAAGCTTATGCAGATAACAGCATTAGTTTTCCTTGTACTACATAGATTTATACCTTTAATCGTTTTGATTATTGTTGTAATTAAGGAATCCTTAATGCTTGCAGGCGGAATAATGTTGTATAAAAAGGGGAAAACGGTCATAGGGGCCAATTGGTACGGTAAATTGGCTACAGTAA of the Ruminiclostridium papyrosolvens DSM 2782 genome contains:
- a CDS encoding acyl-CoA thioesterase, whose protein sequence is MLYIDVPLTVRYAETDRMGIVHHSNYPVWFEVGRTEFIKQCGISYSRVESKGIMLPLLEVHCKFISSSTYEDKIIVRTSIKSFSKTRLNFKYEVFKSDNMDNPITRGETSHVWTTCDLKPINLQKHYPELYEIIEKSARDV
- the pgsA gene encoding CDP-diacylglycerol--glycerol-3-phosphate 3-phosphatidyltransferase, which produces MRRYIPNALTLLRLIIVPFLGYYIYCEKYTTAIILFAFGGFTDVLDGYIARKYNLITKWGKFFDPLADKLMQITALVFLVLHRFIPLIVLIIVVIKESLMLAGGIMLYKKGKTVIGANWYGKLATVIFYFAILATIIIKIVAGNNGYALNAIYVAIGLAVVCTLFALSRYIIIYFRLSKDYNEKKNK